Proteins from a single region of Synchiropus splendidus isolate RoL2022-P1 chromosome 3, RoL_Sspl_1.0, whole genome shotgun sequence:
- the si:ch211-161h7.8 gene encoding thiosulfate:glutathione sulfurtransferase, whose protein sequence is MSALLGRAFLQARFRFRPVVCSVTRAFVSSSDAPDHVVTYSQMKKMLATRNIQLLDVRNPDEFQAGKIPHAVNVPLDSLEESLQLSPEQFLQRFGVRAPLRGDDNLVFQCRSGRRSLEALDIARHLGFSKARHYEGGYKEWVELDGE, encoded by the exons ATGTCTGCGCTGTTAGGTCGCGCTTTTCTTCAGGCTCGGTTCCGGTTTCGCCCTGTCGTGTGTTCAGTGACCCGGGCTTTCGTCTCCTCCAGTGATGCTCCGGACCACG TGGTCACCTACTCccagatgaaaaaaatgttggccACTCGGAACATTCAGCTTCTGGATGTGAGAAATCCGGATGAGTTCCAAGCAGGGAAAATTCCGCATGCAGTCAACGTCCCAT tGGACAGCTTGGAGGAGAGCCTGCAGCTGTCCCCAGAACAGTTCCTTCAAAGGTTCGGCGTGAGGGCTCCACTCAGAGGCGACGACAACTTGGTGTTTCAGtgcaggagtgggaggagaagCCTAGAGGCCCTGGATATCGCTCGTCACTTGGGATTCAGCAA AGCGAGGCACTACGAAGGAGGCTACAAGGAGTGGGTGGAGCTGGATGGTGAATGA
- the LOC128755631 gene encoding cystatin-B-like yields MMHGGAEDATPATEKIQNMCDSLKEHAESKTGTNFAEFTAKSFRSQVVAGTNYFVKVRVGEDQYAHLRIHEPPLSQGEVKLGDVQYPKKEEDAIEFF; encoded by the exons ATGATGCACGGAGGTGCCGAAGATGCCACACCTGCCACTGAGAAGATCCAGAATATGTGTGACAGC TTGAAGGAACACGCCGAGAGTAAAACGGGCACGAATTTCGCTGAGTTCACGGCCAAGAGCTTCAGGAGCCAGGTGGTGGCCGGAACCAACTACTTCGTGAAG GTTCGCGTGGGAGAGGACCAATATGCCCACCTTCGTATCCACGAACCTCCGCTTTCTCAGGGAGAAGTCAAACTCGGTGACGTACAGTATCCCAAGAAAGAGGAGGATGCAATCGAATTCTTCTGA
- the LOC128755630 gene encoding cystatin-B-like: MMMCGGVGDAKPADNKIQNMCKDLKEHAESKTGTNFAEFTAKSFRSQVVAGTNYFVKVHVGGDQYAHLRIHEALPCNGGGVKLSDAQHPKKEEDAIEFF; the protein is encoded by the exons ATGATGATGTGCGGAGGTGTCGGAGATGCCAAACCTGCCGATAACAAGATCCAGAATATGTGTAAAGAC TTGAAGGAACACGCCGAGAGTAAAACGGGCACGAATTTCGCTGAGTTCACGGCCAAGAGCTTCAGGAGCCAGGTGGTGGCCGGAACCAACTACTTCGTGAAG GTTCACGTGGGAGGAGACCAATATGCCCACCTTCGTATCCACGAAGCTCTGCCTTGTAACGGGGGAGGAGTCAAACTCAGTGACGCACAGCATCCCAAGAAAGAGGAGGATGCAATCGAATTCTTCTGA